The stretch of DNA GTATTCACCGTTATCGTCTCCAACCCATGCGCATGAGGTCCCATTTCACTTCGTCTGAGTAAGAACGCAAACAAAAGCCCGAAAAATCCTAGACAGGAAAATATCCACATGCCGAGTTGATAGCCGGCAGGATTCTCAGCGCTGGCAAGCGAAGTATCGTTCGCCCAGCCAATCAATAAATTAAAGCCGGAGAGTCCGATGTTTTGAATTAACGTCATCAAACCATAAGCGGTTCCGAGTTTCGATTGTTCGACGACGTACGCAACAGAGGGCCACATGATTGCCGGAATAAGTGAGAACGCAATTCCCATCATCGCCATCGGAACATACAAGGAAATATGCGTGTATCCCATCATCAGATAGACAGGAATTAACAACATCGAACCGAACATCATAAAAAGCGAACGTTTGCCGATCCTGTCAACCATCAAACCAAACAGAGGCGTTGCAATCATGGCAAACAACGTCAACATACTTGAAAGGAAACCGCCCGTCTCGCGTGTGACTCCGTGCGCTTCCATAAAAAATTTCACAGCAAATGTTTGGAACGGAAAGATACCGGAGTAGAACGTTATGCACAGAGCAACGATAAACCAGTACGATGTACCGAATTTGAAAATATCTTTAAACACGACTTTGTCGGTTCCGCCTGCTTCGCCAAGGGAATAAATTTTTTCCGAGCGGGATTCGAGGAGCCAGTAAAATATTGCACCGACGATACACATTGTTCCGAATGCAACCGAAATCAGTAACGGCATCTGCCAGCCATCGTACGCAAAACTCGCCCACGACGGGGAATTGAGTGCGGCAAACGAACCGAGCCGCGCAATCGTCAAGTTAATACCGAATGCAAAACTCAGTTCTTTTCCTTTGAACCATTTCGCAATCGCAGTCGTCACGGCGACAATCAACGATTCGGCTCCAAGTCCAAATACTAAGCGACCAGTTGCCATCACTGTCAGCGAAGGAGAAGCCGCTGTGATTGCCGCTCCGATAAAGCAGAGCAACCCGAATAAAAATGTTGATTTCTTCGTTCCGATTCTATCAATAATGAAACCGCCAATCAGCACCATAAAAATATTCGGGATGCTGTAAATTGCCTGAAGCCACCCGATGTCGGAATCGGAAAAGTTGAGTTGTTGTGCGAGGATGTCTGCCATCGGACTGATGCAATCGTACACATAATAATTGCCGAACATGGCGAGACTGATGAGCACAAGCACCATCCAGCGATACCATCGTGGTGGTGGCTGACGTGAATCCTGAATTGATTGTTTCGTTTCGTTCATTGATGTAGAGATTGTTGAGAAAAGTCGTTCGTTGCGG from Ignavibacteriota bacterium encodes:
- a CDS encoding MFS transporter; translation: MNETKQSIQDSRQPPPRWYRWMVLVLISLAMFGNYYVYDCISPMADILAQQLNFSDSDIGWLQAIYSIPNIFMVLIGGFIIDRIGTKKSTFLFGLLCFIGAAITAASPSLTVMATGRLVFGLGAESLIVAVTTAIAKWFKGKELSFAFGINLTIARLGSFAALNSPSWASFAYDGWQMPLLISVAFGTMCIVGAIFYWLLESRSEKIYSLGEAGGTDKVVFKDIFKFGTSYWFIVALCITFYSGIFPFQTFAVKFFMEAHGVTRETGGFLSSMLTLFAMIATPLFGLMVDRIGKRSLFMMFGSMLLIPVYLMMGYTHISLYVPMAMMGIAFSLIPAIMWPSVAYVVEQSKLGTAYGLMTLIQNIGLSGFNLLIGWANDTSLASAENPAGYQLGMWIFSCLGFFGLLFAFLLRRSEMGPHAHGLETITVNTSK